A window of Roseiflexus castenholzii DSM 13941 genomic DNA:
GCGCCGAGCGGCGCCTTTCAGATCGCCAGAGTGCATCCCTGGCGCGCCAGAACGTTGCGCCAGTCAATTGTACTGGCAACGATCCGTGCGTCGAATCTGCCGTTCGTAACGTGGTCGTTCCCCGAGGATCATGTTCCACCTGTATTGTTCGCCAGGATACTGGAACGGATCTCACAGGACCTGCCCTCACAACGGCTTCGATTTATTGGTGACTCGCTGTTCGCTCCAGGACTCCGGGGTGCGGTTCATATGCGCAACGATGAGTACCTCTGCCCGCTCCCCGATACGCATCCCGATTCTCTCAATCCGCTCACAGCCCATTTTGCTGCGCATACGCCCGCATGCGCGGCGGGGCGAAATGGCAATCCTCACCATCTCACTGCTGACGACAGTATCGAATGGTACGCGCCGGTCAGTGTCGAGATCGATGGCGCGACCGTGGCGTGGAACGAGCGACGCATTGCTGTGCGTTCACCGGTGCAGGCGCATCGGCTGGAAGAAGCGCTCCGCACCCGGTTAGTGCGCGCAGAGGCGGCATTGCTTGCGCTCGTCGAGCGTAAGCGTGGGAAACGTCGTCCGCGTTCCCTTGAAGCGTTGCGCGAAGCTGCCCACGCCATCCTCGACAGTTATCAAGTTCATGGGTTGCTGCGCCTGGATTTTGCCGAGCAGGTCCAGGAGCGACTTGTCCGCCGGTACCGCGGACGCCCAACGGGCATGCGCGTCGAGCGTGATGTGGGCCTGAACGTTTCGACCGATGCCGACGCGCTTGCGCAGGCGATCCGACGCCTGGGCTGGCAAACCTTTGTGTCCAACATTGCTCCGCACGACCTGTCCGCCGACCGTATCCTTGCCATCGCCGCTCCGGTCTCTGGATTCGAGCGTTTGAACGGTCGTCCGCTCTCGTTGGCGCCACATGAAGTGCATACTCCCGAACTGGAGACCGGACTGGTGCGTCTGCTCGCTCTGGGGCTGCGCACTCTCGCACTGCTGGAAACGATTGCGCGCGACCAATTGATCAAGGAAGAGGTGCTGTCCGCTTCGGACAGCGAACGTGCGGCATCGCGCACCACCGGCGAGCGATTGCTCGACGCCTTCCAGGATATTATGCTCACACCCGGCATCAATCAGCGTCTAGGCGCGATCACGCCGCTTTCACCGTTGCAACAGCGGGTGCTGCATCTGGTGGCGTTGTCGCCGGATATCTACCGGATGCCCGGGTAATACCAATGACGATTGAAGATGCCGCATTCTTGTCATTCCGAGCCCTTCGCTTCGCTCAGGGTAAACGCAGCGAGGAATCTGAGCATGTTGCGCACGACCCCTTCTTGTCATTCCGAGCCCTTCGCTTCGCTCAGGGTAAACGCAGCGAGGAATCTGAGCATGTTGCGCACGACCCCTTCTTGTCATTCCGAGCCCTTCGCTTCGCTCAGGGTAAACGCAGCGAGGAATCTGAGCATGTTGCGCACGACCCCTCGCGCTGCTCGGGGTGACCATGCCGGATGGTCACAGGTCATTGGTATAACGCGGCGCTGCTCACTCTCTCAAAAGTATGGTACCATATGCCTCGGAAGCATTCTGGAAGAGCCTGAGGCATCGCCGATGAAGACCTTTGATCGCATCTGGACTGCGCTTGCCATTGCGCTGATGATCCTGCCGTTTGCTGCGCTCGGGTACGAACTTGCGAAAAGCGAGTCCCTTCTCACAATTGCCGTGTTTGCGTGCATGGGTGTGCTCCTCTTTGGCACGCTCATCCTTGGTTTGCGCGCGAAACCGAAATCGCCCGGCGATACGCAGGACGCCGAAGAAGCCGAGTCGTCGAAGGCTCCTGCGTCGGTTGCAACGCGTCGATAGTTGTTGCCACACCGGTTGACACCGACGCGGTTGGTGAGGCGCCTGAAGAGGTCAGGCGCCTGGATCGCATTCCAAAGCACGCGATAATGTTGTGTGCGCATTCAAGGTCATGCTCCATCGCGCCATCCCCGGTTGGAGATGGCTTCGGTCGCGCTTCGTGCGCAATGTCATTCATGCGCACCATAGGTTGCCGGTCTGTGTCTATTTGAGGCGAGGCATACACTTCTTCTCGGAAAAGGAGTTCTATGGCTGCTTTCACGCGCGTTCTGAGCCGTCGTACAGTGTCAGCAGTTCCGGTCATCCTCTTTCTTCTGGCAATTATTGTGCGCTTACCCAACGGCATCTTTCTCACGGTCGATGAAGCCTACCACTGGATCGCGCTCTCGAAACGTTTCGCCACCACGCTCTCTACCGGCAATTTTGCCGATACCTTCTACTTCGGGCATCCGGCTGTTACGACTCTCTGGCTTGGCGTGGCGGGCCATTGGCTCTACGATACCCTGACTGTGCCCGAAATCATTGGTGAGGGCAAGGATACCTTCTATCCCCTGGTGCGCCTGCCGGCAGCGTTGGTCACGGCGCTTGCGCTTGCACTTTCGTATCCGCTGCTCAAACGCTTATTTGGCTTCCATGTTGCGCTCCTTGCGGCGCTTCTCTGGGTGGGTGAGCCGTTTCTGGTCGCTCACTCGCAGTTGTTTCACATGGACGCCACGCTCACCTCGTTGATGACGCTGAGTCTGCTTTTACTGTTGATTGCTCTCCAGCATCGCGAGGGCAGTCTGCTCGGTTCGCCCTGGTGGATCGGCAGCGGTGTGGCGTTCGGTCTGGGGCTGCTCACAAAGTCGCCTGCGCTCTTGCTCATACCGATGGCGGGGCTGATTGCACTGTTTCGGCAGTGGGACGCCATCCGCGATATTCGCTCATTTGTGAAAGCGCTCATCGGTTGCGTTGCGCCGCTGTGCGTGTGGGGCGGGATTGCGGCAATTGTCTGGACGGTGCTCTGGCCCGCGATGTGGGTCAAACCGCTGGCTACAACGTGGGGTGTGGTGTCGGAGATCCTCTTCGATGGCGGCGCGCCGCACCCCTGGGGCAATTTCTTTATGGGACGCGCTGTTGACGATCCAGGACCGCTCTTCTATCTTGTGGCGATCCCTTTCCGACTGGCGCCCTGGACGTTGATCGGCGTTCTGTTGTGGGTCGGATTCACCGTGACGGATGGCAGGCGCGCATGGAGTGGATCGAACCGCTGGTTGCTACTGCTGGCGCTCTTCGTTGTCCTTTTTGTTGCGGCGATCTCGGTGATGGCAAAAAAATTCGACCGCTATGCGCTACCGGTCTTTCCTGCGCTGACAATCCTGGCGGCAGCCGGGATCTGCCGCAGCGCCGGTTTCTTGTGGCGCGGTATCACAAGGTTTGTCGTCGTTCCGCCGCAGCGGTTCATCGTTGCGGGGTATGCGTGTGCCATCATCACGCTGGCGATTAACCTGTACGCCTATTTCCCGTACTATCTGGCATATTACAGCCCGCTGCTGGGAGGAGGAGCGGCGGCAGAGCAGATTCTGCCCGTTGGTTGGGGGGAAGGGCTTGAACTGGCTGCGGCATTTATCGCCGCACAACCCGACGGCAAGGATCGTCCGATTGCCGTGTTCTATCAACCGGTGCTACGCCCATTTGCGCCGGCGGGTGTCGCACCGCTCCAGGCGATCCAGGACCCGCGTCGGGTCGATTATGCGATTGCGTACATCGATCAGTTGCAACGCAACACCCAACCCGAACTTCACCAACCATTTCGCCGTCTGCAACCGTTGTACACCGTGCGCATCCATGGTATCAACTACGCCTACGTCTACCAGGTTCCGCCGCCGGTCGCGCAGCCACTCAAGGCCGATTTCGGCGAAGCCATTCATCTGCGCGGCTACGATCTGGATGCTTCGGCGATCCGATCCGGCGGCGCGCTGACCATTACTCTGGAGTGGCAGGCGCGCGCGCCGGTGGACAATGACTATGTTCTCTTTATTCACGTGTTGAATGATCGTGCTGAGAGGGTAGCACAGATCGACGTGCCGCTCGGAACGGATCACTGGACCTCGCGGACATGGCGAGCGGGACGATGCTTTTCAACCCTGTATCGTGTTCCGCTTCCGTTCGATCTGCCGGCCGGGACGTATCGCCTGGCGATGGGTGTGTACGACCCGCACACCTTTGCCAGATTGTCGCTGCGCACGGACGGGGAACGCGCTACGGATGCCGGCGAACACGCGCTGCTCTTGACGCGCATCACGATCCCTTGAACGGCAACGGCGGGGAACGCAGGTCGAGCAGACGTGGTTGATGTTCCTGGAATCGCCCGATGGCGCGATAGCGGGTGTAGCGGCGCCGGAGCAGTTCGTCGATTGGCAGCGCGGTCAACTCGTCGAGTGCGGCGCGCAACGCTTTTCCTGCCGCCGCTGCTGTTGTTGCGGCATCGGTATGCGCCCCGCCGTCCGGCTCGGGAACGATCTCATCAACAATTCCGAGGTTGTACTGATCCTGCGCAGTGATTTTCATCGCGCTCGCCGCTTCGGGCGCTTTGCTCGCGTCGCGCCACAGGATCGAGGCAGCTGCCTCGGGCGCCGCAACGGAATAGATAGCGTGTTCGAGCATGAGCAGCCGGTCGGCGACGCCGAGCGCCAGGGCGCCGCCGCTGCCACCTTCGCCAATGATACATGCCACAATCGGGACCCGCAACCCGGCGAGCGCCAGAATATTTTCCGCAATCGCATTGCCCTGCCCACGCTCTTCTGATTCCATGCTTGGATCGGCGCCGGGCGTGTCGATGAAACAGATCAGGGGAAAGCCGAATTTTTCGGCGAGGCGAAAGAGACGCAGCGCCTTGCGGTATCCCTCCGGGTGCGCCATACCAAAATTGCGGCGCACATTCTCCCGCGCATCACTTCCTTTCTGATGCCCGACGATCACGACGGTGCGGTTGGCAAAGCGCGCCAGACCGCCGACAATCGCCTCATCGTCGCCGTAGCGCCGGTCGCCGTGCAATTCGACGAAATCTTCGCACAATGCACGCACATAATCGAGCGTGTGCGGACGGCGTGGATGCCGCGCCAGTTGCACTTTATCCCATGGAGAGAGAGTTGGCGTGGTCATTGGAACAACACCTTCAGGCGCGCGCCAGCGCCGGGGCATTCTGAACGTCTGCGGCGCGTTCGGGCGCGTTGTGGAACAAGCGGAGCAACGTTGCCAGGACGCTCCGCAGTTCGCCGCGCGGCGTCACCATATCGATCATACCGTGACTCAACAGAAATTCGGCGGTCTGAAAATGGGCGGGCAGTTTCTGCCGAATGGTTTGTTCAATGACCCGACGCCCGGCGAACCCGATCCGCGCGCCGGGTTCAGCGATGATAATGTCTGCCACAGATGTGTACGACGCCAGCACACCGCCGTAGCACGGATCGACCAGCACGGCAATGTGTGGTTGACCGACCGCTGCAAGGCGGGTCAGCGCCATATTGACTTTCGCCATCTGGAGCAGCGCCAGGGTTCCTTCTTCCTGGCGCGCACCGCCGCTGGCGTTGATCGTCAACAGCGGAACGCGTGCGTCGGCAGCCTGCTCGATGATACGCGCCAGGCGCTCGCCAAATGCACCGCCCATCGAACCGCCAATGAACTCGAATTCGGTGACTGCCACGCATAATGGCATGCCCTCAATCGCGCCGCTGCCGGTGATAAGCGCATCATTCAGCCCGGTCTGCTCCTGGCTTTCGCTCAACTTGTGCGCGTAGACGTGACGCGGCGATATGAACTCCAGCGCATCCACCGGCGCCAGCGCGGCGTCGAACTCGACAAACGAACCATCGTCGAGCAGCCCCAACCATTCACGCGCTGCCAGCCGCATGTGATAGCCGCACTTACAGACCTTCAGATTGTCGCTGAACTGTCTGGTGTAGATCAGATCGCCGCACGAAGGGCACTTGACCCACATGTTATCGGGGATCGCCTGATTCTCGATGCGCGCTGCCGTGAAACGCTTCGGCGCGCGCCGAAACAAGTCTTTCATACTGCGCCCCCTGGATTCAGTGTGACCATCGTTACGCGATTATAGCATAGATGCTACATTTTACACTCTGCAAGGACGATATGCGGGTTTCTCAAGATCGACATCGCGTGCATCGCTTGCATCTTGTGCAGGATTGTCATATGATAGCCGCAGGATACACTATGCCTTTTCGTTCCTGCCATCCACTGGCGTTGACCGAAAGGACCGGGATACTCAATGTCGCAAGAGATCGTCATTGCTTTGCTGGTCGGTGCCATCTTGATTGTCGCCATTGCACTGATTCTGGCGCGGCGGCGACGCGCTGCCCGGCAGGATGAGTTGCCGCTGCCTGATATTGGCGGGATCGGTGGGACGATCGATTACACATCGCTTCCCGAAGAGGAGCCGCGCACCCTGGGAGAGCGCTTCCGCGCAGCGCCGCCGGCGGTCAAGGCGCTGATCATCCTTGCACCGGTTGTCCTCATTGGGGTGATCGTCGTTCTGGCGTTGACGTTCACCCCGGTGGACTCTGGCACGCCATCGACTCCTCCGCCCCCGCCGCCGCGCCTTGCCATCGAACGCGCTGAGGTCGTCGGCAGGGGCAAAATCGTTGTGGTCGTCAAAACGGAAAATCTGCCGTCCGGCGCAACGGTGACGGCGATCCTGCGCGAGGGCGATCAGGAGTTCTCGTGGTTCAACCCCGAAACGGCGCTGGCGCAGCCCGATCCGCTCAGCGGTGAGGCGCAGGTGGTGCTCGACCGTCGCTCCGATGCGCCAACGCCACGTCAGGGTGAGACGTACACGGTGATTGCCATTGCGCGCGGGGCCAACGGCGAAATCGCGCGATCCGATCCCGCGCCGCTCGATGTCTTGCAGCCGTTCTTCAACGATTTTTATGTTCTGGCTGTCGAACCGACGCCGGCGCCAGCAGCAACGCCCACCGCGACGCTTTCGCCCGTAACGCCGGAATCGGCGCCAACAGTTGTTGCAACCCAGGAGTTGACCGGCACAGCGACGATTGCCGGCAACATCCGGCGCGCACCCAATCGTGAAGCGGACGTGGTAGGGCGATTGTCGCTCGGTGAGGTTGTTACTCTCTCCGAACGCAGTATCGATGGCGAATGGTATCGCATCTCTACGTCGGCTGGTCTCAGTGGATGGGTCAGTCGCACGCTGCTGATCGTCGATCAGGACCTGGCGGCACAACTGCCGGTCGCCACGCCTGACAATCTGCCAACAGCCGCCGTGTTCAATGGCGGGAATGTGCGCACCAGTCCAAACCTGCGCGGTCTGGTCATCGATCAGGTCAATGCGGGTGAAAGCGTGACTCTGCTGGCGCGCAACACCGACAGCACATGGGTCAAGATTATCAATGAGCGCCAGATTACAGGATGGGTGAGCCGCACCCTGCTGACCATCACGCCCAACGACTTGCGCAGTCTGCCGGTCTCGAACGAAACTGTGCCAACGCCACTGCCCGCGACGGCGGCGGCGCTGCCGCCGCCGCCGACCCCGAATGCGACCGTGCCGCCGATGACCGGGCTGACTGCCATTGTGTTCAATGGCGGGAATGTGCGCGCAGCGCCCAACCTTCAGGCGCAGGTGCTCGATCAGGTCAATGCCCGTGAAACCGTGCAACTGCTCTCCAAGACGCCCGACGGCAACTGGTACCGGATCACCAATATTCGCGGCGTGACCGGTTGGGTCAATCGCACGCTCCTGACCGTCGACCCCGATGTGGCGCGCCGTGTGCCGGTGGGGCAGTGATCCCGGCGTTATACCAATGACCTGTGACCATCCGGCATGGTCACCCCGAGCAGCGCGAGGGGTCTTGCGCGAACCCGCTC
This region includes:
- the accD gene encoding acetyl-CoA carboxylase, carboxyltransferase subunit beta; amino-acid sequence: MKDLFRRAPKRFTAARIENQAIPDNMWVKCPSCGDLIYTRQFSDNLKVCKCGYHMRLAAREWLGLLDDGSFVEFDAALAPVDALEFISPRHVYAHKLSESQEQTGLNDALITGSGAIEGMPLCVAVTEFEFIGGSMGGAFGERLARIIEQAADARVPLLTINASGGARQEEGTLALLQMAKVNMALTRLAAVGQPHIAVLVDPCYGGVLASYTSVADIIIAEPGARIGFAGRRVIEQTIRQKLPAHFQTAEFLLSHGMIDMVTPRGELRSVLATLLRLFHNAPERAADVQNAPALARA
- a CDS encoding acetyl-CoA carboxylase carboxyltransferase subunit alpha translates to MTTPTLSPWDKVQLARHPRRPHTLDYVRALCEDFVELHGDRRYGDDEAIVGGLARFANRTVVIVGHQKGSDARENVRRNFGMAHPEGYRKALRLFRLAEKFGFPLICFIDTPGADPSMESEERGQGNAIAENILALAGLRVPIVACIIGEGGSGGALALGVADRLLMLEHAIYSVAAPEAAASILWRDASKAPEAASAMKITAQDQYNLGIVDEIVPEPDGGAHTDAATTAAAAGKALRAALDELTALPIDELLRRRYTRYRAIGRFQEHQPRLLDLRSPPLPFKGS
- a CDS encoding glycosyltransferase family 39 protein: MAAFTRVLSRRTVSAVPVILFLLAIIVRLPNGIFLTVDEAYHWIALSKRFATTLSTGNFADTFYFGHPAVTTLWLGVAGHWLYDTLTVPEIIGEGKDTFYPLVRLPAALVTALALALSYPLLKRLFGFHVALLAALLWVGEPFLVAHSQLFHMDATLTSLMTLSLLLLLIALQHREGSLLGSPWWIGSGVAFGLGLLTKSPALLLIPMAGLIALFRQWDAIRDIRSFVKALIGCVAPLCVWGGIAAIVWTVLWPAMWVKPLATTWGVVSEILFDGGAPHPWGNFFMGRAVDDPGPLFYLVAIPFRLAPWTLIGVLLWVGFTVTDGRRAWSGSNRWLLLLALFVVLFVAAISVMAKKFDRYALPVFPALTILAAAGICRSAGFLWRGITRFVVVPPQRFIVAGYACAIITLAINLYAYFPYYLAYYSPLLGGGAAAEQILPVGWGEGLELAAAFIAAQPDGKDRPIAVFYQPVLRPFAPAGVAPLQAIQDPRRVDYAIAYIDQLQRNTQPELHQPFRRLQPLYTVRIHGINYAYVYQVPPPVAQPLKADFGEAIHLRGYDLDASAIRSGGALTITLEWQARAPVDNDYVLFIHVLNDRAERVAQIDVPLGTDHWTSRTWRAGRCFSTLYRVPLPFDLPAGTYRLAMGVYDPHTFARLSLRTDGERATDAGEHALLLTRITIP
- a CDS encoding SH3 domain-containing protein, yielding MSQEIVIALLVGAILIVAIALILARRRRAARQDELPLPDIGGIGGTIDYTSLPEEEPRTLGERFRAAPPAVKALIILAPVVLIGVIVVLALTFTPVDSGTPSTPPPPPPRLAIERAEVVGRGKIVVVVKTENLPSGATVTAILREGDQEFSWFNPETALAQPDPLSGEAQVVLDRRSDAPTPRQGETYTVIAIARGANGEIARSDPAPLDVLQPFFNDFYVLAVEPTPAPAATPTATLSPVTPESAPTVVATQELTGTATIAGNIRRAPNREADVVGRLSLGEVVTLSERSIDGEWYRISTSAGLSGWVSRTLLIVDQDLAAQLPVATPDNLPTAAVFNGGNVRTSPNLRGLVIDQVNAGESVTLLARNTDSTWVKIINERQITGWVSRTLLTITPNDLRSLPVSNETVPTPLPATAAALPPPPTPNATVPPMTGLTAIVFNGGNVRAAPNLQAQVLDQVNARETVQLLSKTPDGNWYRITNIRGVTGWVNRTLLTVDPDVARRVPVGQ